The Xiphias gladius isolate SHS-SW01 ecotype Sanya breed wild chromosome 4, ASM1685928v1, whole genome shotgun sequence genome includes a window with the following:
- the LOC120788806 gene encoding syntaxin-11-like isoform X1: protein MRDILEKLQTFSEDQEDCEPEFYGPEYEVDKMTLSQQAVVFENSSTIDNILKEAHSIRKEISLLHLEIKHLSTHNERFGTSVRRFSLIKRDSDSIARGIQQCGEALYVRLQALGKESSHLEEKEGHHSAVSRIARLQYNTLTRTFHAAMSDYNKAEEMQRSTCRGRIQRQASIMGTEITDEQLDVLVDKGGEGWAELSQSLQTHGARSCRWAMGEVKGRHNELVELEARLKEVHELFLSVAMLVEEQGSMINNIENNVCSTQEYGEKINVHIKKAIQYKKKNPFLHCCPCLPCWRHNQTF from the coding sequence ATGCGGGACATACTGGAGAAGCTGCAGACCTTTAGTGAGGACCAGGAGGACTGTGAGCCAGAGTTTTATGGACCTGAGTATGAGGTAGACAAGATGACTCTGTCTCAACAGGCAGTGGTTTTTGAGAACTCCTCAACTATTGACAACATCCTGAAGGAGGCCCACTCCATACGAAAGGAGATCTCCTTGCTACACTTAGAGATTAAGCATCTGAGCACACACAATGAACGCTTTGGGACTTCCGTGCGACGCTTCAGCCTAATCAAAAGAGACTCAGACTCCATCGCCAGGGGGATCCAGCAATGTGGGGAGGCTCTGTACGTCCGCCTGCAGGCTTTAGGTAAGGAGAGCAGCCacctggaggagaaagaaggtcACCACTCCGCTGTCAGCCGCATTGCCCGACTTCAGTATAATACACTGACCCGAACCTTCCATGCTGCCATGAGTGACTACAATAAGGCCGAGGAGATGCAGAGGAGTACCTGTCGGGGGAGGATCCAGAGGCAGGCCTCCATTATGGGGACTGAAATCACTGATGAGCAGCTGGATGTGCTGGTGGACAAAGGTGGTGAGGGATGGGCTGAGCTGTCCCAGAGTTTGCAGACACACGGTGCACGCTCATGCCGCTGGGCAATGGGTGAGGTCAAAGGCAGACACAATGAACTAGTGGAGCTGGAGGCCAGGCTGAAGGAGGTCCATGAACTGTTCCTGAGCGTGGCCATGCTGGTGGAGGAGCAGGGATCCATGATCAATAACATCGAGAACAATGTGTGTAGCACTCAGGAATATGGTGAAAAAATCAATGTTCACATTAAGAAGGCCATACAGTACAAGAAGAAAAATCCTTTTCTTCACTGTTGCCCCTGTCTACCTTGTTGGAGACACAACCAAACATTTTAG